From the Rhodoferax mekongensis genome, one window contains:
- a CDS encoding tRNA dihydrouridine synthase has translation MEGLLDFVLRDILTRVGGVEKCVSEFIRITHSLMSEKALLRTVPELEFGARTFAGVPVWPQLLGSDAPCMAENAARLAEMGSPGIDLNFGCPAKVVNRHGGGATLLQDPEILHTIVAAVRAAVPAHIPVTAKMRLGYNDDSLALDCARALEAGGAAEIVVHARTKAQGYRPPAYWDRVSDVRGAVQVPVVVNGEIWNVQDAQAAVAQSGCNALMLGRGIVARPALARSILAAMGTAPDSIAQPGDDWTWQDLGPLMHAFWQVASTRLEQKQQAGRVKQWLNLLRRHYPEAQVAFDEMRTLVRPSDVDAWIRRSIPV, from the coding sequence ATGGAGGGGCTTCTCGACTTTGTGTTGCGCGACATCCTGACCCGTGTGGGCGGGGTGGAGAAGTGCGTGTCGGAGTTCATCCGCATCACCCACTCGCTGATGTCCGAGAAGGCGCTCCTTCGTACCGTGCCCGAGCTGGAGTTTGGTGCGCGCACATTTGCAGGTGTGCCGGTGTGGCCGCAGCTGCTGGGCTCAGACGCTCCCTGCATGGCTGAGAACGCAGCACGCCTGGCCGAAATGGGTTCGCCCGGCATTGACTTGAACTTTGGATGCCCGGCCAAGGTGGTGAACCGCCATGGCGGTGGCGCCACGCTCTTGCAAGACCCTGAGATTCTTCACACCATCGTGGCTGCCGTGCGCGCTGCGGTGCCGGCCCACATTCCGGTAACTGCCAAGATGCGGCTGGGCTACAACGACGACAGCCTGGCCCTGGACTGCGCCCGTGCACTGGAGGCCGGCGGTGCGGCCGAGATCGTGGTGCACGCCCGCACCAAGGCCCAGGGCTATCGCCCCCCCGCTTACTGGGATCGCGTGTCCGATGTGCGGGGTGCGGTGCAGGTGCCGGTGGTGGTGAATGGCGAAATCTGGAACGTGCAAGACGCCCAAGCCGCCGTGGCGCAAAGCGGTTGCAACGCGCTGATGCTGGGCCGCGGCATTGTGGCCCGCCCTGCGCTGGCCCGCAGCATTCTGGCGGCCATGGGCACCGCGCCTGACAGCATTGCCCAGCCGGGGGACGACTGGACGTGGCAAGACCTGGGCCCGCTGATGCACGCCTTTTGGCAAGTTGCCAGCACCCGCCTGGAGCAAAAGCAGCAGGCCGGTCGTGTGAAGCAGTGGCTCAACCTGCTGCGCCGCCACTACCCTGAAGCGCAGGTCGCGTTTGACGAAATGCGCACGCTGGTGAGGCCCAGCGATGTGGATGCGTGGATACGGCGGTCGATTCCGGTTTGA
- a CDS encoding integron integrase produces MNRYNKDPKVGAPALQSTRLLDQLRERIRYLHYSLQTEKAYVYWARFFVRWHGRNGEMRHPRTMGQAEVEAFLTMLAAERQVSPATHRQALNAILFLYKEVLGQDLPWLQSIGRPPERKRIPVVLTVTEVQSVLALIEGAEGVLARLLYGTGMRLAEGLNLRVKDLDFDRHAIVVRSGKGDKDRVVMLPHSLVRSLRDQLAKSRALWSTDRASQRSGVFMPHALEAKYPRAGESWAWHWVFPSDKLSIDPRTGVERRHHLFDERLGNRLKAALMHSGIAKHATVHTLRHSFATHLLQAGTDIRTVQELLGHSDVSTTMIYTHVLKVAAGGTTSPLDTLLPAH; encoded by the coding sequence ATGAACAGGTATAACAAAGACCCAAAAGTCGGTGCACCTGCACTCCAGTCCACGCGCCTTCTGGATCAACTGCGCGAGCGAATTCGTTATCTTCACTATAGCTTGCAAACCGAAAAAGCTTATGTCTATTGGGCGCGCTTCTTTGTCCGCTGGCATGGTCGCAACGGTGAGATGCGCCACCCGCGGACTATGGGACAAGCCGAAGTAGAGGCATTTTTGACCATGTTGGCAGCTGAGCGGCAAGTGTCGCCCGCCACACACCGGCAAGCGCTGAACGCCATTCTTTTTTTGTACAAGGAAGTGTTGGGCCAAGACTTGCCTTGGCTGCAGTCGATTGGGCGTCCCCCTGAGCGCAAGCGAATTCCTGTGGTGCTCACCGTAACTGAAGTGCAATCTGTGTTGGCATTGATCGAGGGCGCAGAAGGAGTTTTGGCACGCCTTTTGTATGGCACTGGTATGCGCCTTGCCGAAGGCCTGAACCTGCGTGTGAAAGACCTGGACTTTGATCGCCACGCCATTGTGGTGCGCAGTGGCAAGGGTGACAAAGACAGAGTGGTTATGTTGCCGCACAGTTTGGTACGCAGCCTACGCGATCAGTTGGCGAAATCGCGCGCCCTGTGGTCAACAGATCGTGCATCGCAGCGAAGCGGCGTTTTCATGCCCCATGCTTTGGAAGCAAAGTACCCACGGGCTGGCGAGTCTTGGGCTTGGCATTGGGTTTTCCCGTCAGACAAACTATCCATAGACCCGCGTACAGGTGTCGAGCGACGCCATCACCTTTTTGATGAGCGTTTGGGTAACAGGCTAAAAGCTGCATTGATGCATTCAGGCATCGCCAAACATGCCACAGTGCACACCCTGCGCCATTCCTTCGCCACGCACCTGCTCCAAGCTGGCACCGACATCCGCACCGTGCAAGAGCTGCTGGGCCACAGCGATGTGTCCACCACCATGATTTATACGCACGTGCTCAAGGTAGCTGCGGGTGGCACAACCAGCCCGCTGGACACCTTGCTACCCGCACACTAG
- the ahpF gene encoding alkyl hydroperoxide reductase subunit F, translating into MLDDTLKSQLGAYLERVTLPIEMVASLGDDDNSAQMRELLQTIQSLRSDKITVAFDGTDARKPSFSLKRAGTDASLRFAGLPLGHEFTSLVLALLWSGGHPPKVEQDVIDQIKGLDGDFNFEVYMSLTCHNCPDVVQALSLMAILNPKVKTTVIEGGAFQDEVNEREIMAVPSVYLNGALFGNGRMLVEEIVAKLDTGAADKDAAKLSAKDPYDVLIVGGGPAGAAAAVYAARKGIRVGVAAERFGGQTNDTMAIENYPSVQETDGPKFAAALEAQTRSYGVDIMNLQRADKIVPAAEAGGLTEVVLANGGTLKAKTVILSTGARWRNVNVPGEAEYKNKGVAYCPHCDGPLFKGKDVAVIGGGNSGIEAAIDLAGVVKYVTVIEFADQLKADAVLVKKLHSLPNVTVHTNAQTTEITGADGKVNGLKYKDRATGVEHHVALEGVFVQIGLVPNTEFLKGVVDLSKFGEIVVDAKGHTNVPGVFAAGDCTTVPYKQIVIAASEGSKAALSAFDHLIRH; encoded by the coding sequence ATGCTCGACGACACCCTCAAATCCCAACTCGGCGCTTACCTGGAGCGCGTCACGCTGCCGATCGAGATGGTGGCGTCCTTGGGTGATGACGACAACTCCGCGCAAATGCGCGAGCTGCTGCAAACCATTCAGAGCCTGCGCAGCGACAAGATCACTGTGGCATTCGACGGCACAGACGCCCGCAAGCCATCCTTCAGTCTCAAGCGTGCCGGCACAGACGCTTCTTTAAGGTTTGCCGGGCTGCCCCTGGGCCATGAATTCACCTCGCTGGTGCTGGCCCTGCTGTGGAGCGGCGGCCACCCGCCCAAGGTCGAGCAAGACGTGATCGACCAGATCAAAGGCTTGGACGGCGACTTCAACTTCGAGGTCTATATGTCCCTGACCTGCCACAACTGCCCGGACGTAGTGCAGGCCCTGAGCCTCATGGCCATCCTGAACCCCAAGGTCAAAACCACGGTGATCGAAGGTGGCGCGTTCCAGGACGAAGTGAACGAGCGCGAAATCATGGCGGTACCCAGCGTCTACCTGAATGGCGCGTTGTTTGGCAACGGCCGCATGCTGGTGGAAGAAATTGTGGCCAAGCTCGACACCGGCGCGGCCGACAAAGACGCTGCCAAGTTGAGTGCCAAAGACCCGTACGACGTGCTTATCGTCGGCGGTGGCCCCGCAGGTGCGGCAGCTGCGGTGTACGCCGCTCGCAAAGGCATCCGCGTGGGTGTGGCGGCTGAGCGCTTTGGCGGCCAGACCAACGACACCATGGCCATTGAGAACTACCCCTCGGTGCAAGAAACCGACGGCCCCAAGTTCGCCGCCGCCCTGGAAGCCCAGACCCGCTCGTACGGCGTGGACATCATGAACCTGCAGCGCGCCGACAAAATCGTGCCCGCTGCAGAAGCCGGCGGTTTGACCGAAGTGGTGCTGGCCAATGGCGGCACGCTCAAGGCCAAGACCGTAATCTTGTCCACCGGTGCCCGCTGGCGCAATGTGAACGTGCCCGGCGAAGCCGAGTACAAAAACAAAGGCGTGGCCTACTGCCCGCACTGCGACGGCCCCTTGTTCAAGGGCAAAGACGTGGCGGTGATCGGCGGTGGCAACTCCGGCATCGAAGCCGCTATCGACTTGGCCGGTGTGGTGAAGTATGTGACCGTGATTGAGTTTGCAGACCAACTGAAGGCCGACGCCGTGTTGGTCAAAAAGCTGCACAGCCTGCCCAACGTGACCGTGCACACCAACGCCCAAACCACCGAGATTACGGGTGCGGACGGCAAGGTCAATGGCCTCAAGTACAAAGACCGCGCCACCGGCGTAGAGCACCACGTGGCGCTCGAAGGCGTGTTCGTGCAAATCGGCCTGGTGCCCAACACCGAGTTCCTGAAGGGCGTGGTGGACCTGAGCAAGTTCGGCGAAATCGTGGTGGACGCCAAGGGCCACACCAACGTGCCCGGCGTGTTTGCAGCAGGCGACTGCACTACCGTGCCCTACAAGCAAATCGTGATCGCAGCCAGCGAAGGCTCCAAGGCCGCGCTGAGTGCGTTTGACCACTTGATCCGGCACTGA
- the ahpC gene encoding alkyl hydroperoxide reductase subunit C — MSLINTQIQPFKNEAFHNGKFITVTNESIKGKWNVFIFMPAAFTFNCPTEVEDAADNYAEFQKAGAEVYIVTTDTHFAHKVWHETSPAVGKAKFPLIGDPTHALTRAFDVHIDEEGLALRGTFIINPEGVIKTAEVHSNEIARDVKETVRKLKAAQYTAANPGQVCPAKWNEGAKTIAPSIDLVGKI, encoded by the coding sequence ATGTCTTTGATCAACACACAAATCCAGCCTTTCAAGAATGAAGCTTTCCACAACGGCAAGTTCATCACCGTGACCAACGAGTCCATCAAGGGCAAGTGGAACGTGTTCATCTTCATGCCTGCCGCTTTCACCTTCAACTGCCCCACCGAAGTGGAAGACGCAGCGGACAACTACGCCGAATTCCAAAAGGCCGGTGCCGAGGTTTACATCGTGACCACCGACACCCACTTCGCCCACAAGGTGTGGCACGAAACTTCCCCCGCAGTAGGCAAGGCCAAGTTCCCCCTGATCGGTGACCCCACACACGCCCTGACACGCGCGTTTGACGTGCATATCGACGAAGAAGGCCTGGCACTGCGTGGCACCTTCATCATCAACCCCGAAGGCGTGATCAAGACTGCCGAAGTGCACTCCAACGAAATCGCCCGTGATGTGAAGGAAACCGTTCGCAAGTTGAAGGCCGCCCAGTACACCGCCGCCAACCCCGGCCAAGTGTGCCCCGCCAAGTGGAACGAAGGCGCCAAGACCATCGCTCCTTCCATCGACCTGGTCGGCAAGATCTAA
- a CDS encoding DUF3422 family protein, translated as MTQLPSQHRLRLSLHNEVHARPPEPMGMPMALSHVVMACNAEQRDASRAHMAALARDHHLPAPEEGSIHMRMDFGPFKVRWELHTEFVTWTFMRSIAAEGGTERDPEVALDAVPQQWFAELPGECLACLHLWVLPAKEETVMPWLRHVLHEETLVASAVADGLGEVYTDFSVHADGFSRMVLLAGGMTPRRLGRLVQCLLEIETYRMAALLGLPAAREASHVLASAERELAELAEAIRSATRNDEPMLLDRLTRLAGQVESQHAATHSRFSASAAYFELVDKRIEDIAESRLAGMQTIREFMDRRLTPARSTCAWSSRRQDALSQRVSRISNLLRTRVEIEQQQSSQALLATMNTRQGLQLQLQSTVEGLSVAAITYYIVGLVSYMAKAASHHGWPLSPEITAAAAIPVVAGSVWWSLRRLHHRLFTSVS; from the coding sequence ATGACACAGCTACCTTCCCAGCATCGCCTGCGCCTTTCGCTGCACAACGAAGTGCATGCCCGCCCGCCCGAGCCCATGGGCATGCCCATGGCGCTTTCGCATGTCGTCATGGCCTGCAACGCTGAGCAGCGCGATGCCAGCCGCGCGCACATGGCCGCTTTGGCCCGCGACCACCACCTCCCGGCGCCAGAGGAAGGCTCCATCCATATGCGCATGGATTTCGGCCCCTTCAAGGTGCGCTGGGAACTGCACACCGAGTTCGTAACCTGGACCTTTATGCGCAGCATTGCTGCCGAGGGCGGCACGGAGCGCGACCCTGAAGTCGCGCTGGACGCCGTGCCCCAGCAGTGGTTTGCCGAGCTGCCCGGCGAGTGCCTGGCGTGCCTGCACTTGTGGGTGTTGCCCGCCAAGGAAGAAACCGTGATGCCCTGGCTGCGCCATGTGCTGCATGAAGAAACGCTGGTGGCATCTGCCGTGGCGGATGGTTTGGGTGAGGTGTACACCGACTTTTCGGTGCATGCCGATGGCTTCTCCCGCATGGTGCTGCTGGCCGGTGGCATGACGCCACGCCGCTTGGGTCGCCTGGTGCAGTGCCTGCTGGAAATCGAGACCTACCGCATGGCCGCCTTGCTGGGCCTGCCCGCAGCGCGCGAAGCCTCGCACGTGCTTGCCAGCGCAGAACGTGAACTCGCGGAATTGGCCGAAGCCATACGCTCCGCCACCCGCAATGACGAACCCATGCTGCTAGACCGGCTGACCCGTCTGGCAGGGCAGGTGGAAAGCCAGCACGCTGCCACCCATTCGCGTTTTTCGGCCAGTGCGGCCTATTTTGAGTTGGTGGACAAGCGCATTGAAGACATTGCCGAGTCGCGCTTGGCGGGCATGCAAACCATCCGCGAATTCATGGACCGACGCCTCACCCCCGCGCGCAGCACTTGTGCGTGGTCCAGTCGGCGGCAGGATGCGTTGTCGCAGCGCGTGTCCCGCATCAGCAACCTGCTGCGCACGCGGGTGGAGATCGAGCAGCAGCAAAGCAGCCAGGCGCTCCTGGCCACCATGAATACCCGCCAGGGCCTGCAGCTGCAATTGCAGTCCACGGTGGAGGGGCTTTCGGTTGCGGCAATCACTTACTACATCGTCGGTCTCGTGAGCTACATGGCCAAGGCGGCCTCTCACCACGGTTGGCCCTTGAGCCCCGAGATAACGGCTGCAGCCGCCATTCCGGTGGTGGCAGGCAGCGTGTGGTGGTCTTTGCGGCGCTTGCACCACCGGCTGTTCACATCGGTGTCATAA
- a CDS encoding DUF4864 domain-containing protein: MANSVIRFLRSVPGAIALWSVFALGIGLPAHAEADKNETAVITVIQQQLEAFAADDAEQAFKYAAPSIKAMAGNAQNFMALVKTRYSPVYRNSNAAFLKPLIRGHAALVKVRLTDENGIHWMAAYTLERQKNKQWLISGCQLFEEQGTFV, from the coding sequence ATGGCCAACAGCGTGATCCGTTTTCTCCGCTCTGTGCCGGGCGCGATAGCGCTATGGAGTGTGTTTGCGTTGGGTATCGGGCTGCCTGCGCATGCCGAGGCTGACAAAAACGAAACCGCAGTGATCACGGTCATCCAACAGCAGTTGGAGGCATTTGCCGCGGACGATGCCGAGCAGGCGTTCAAATACGCGGCCCCCAGTATCAAAGCCATGGCGGGCAACGCGCAGAATTTCATGGCGCTCGTGAAGACCCGCTACAGCCCGGTTTACCGGAACTCCAACGCTGCGTTTCTCAAGCCTCTCATTCGGGGGCATGCGGCCCTTGTAAAGGTGCGTTTGACGGACGAGAACGGCATCCACTGGATGGCGGCTTACACCCTGGAGCGGCAGAAGAACAAGCAATGGCTGATCAGCGGCTGTCAGCTGTTTGAGGAGCAGGGCACTTTCGTGTGA
- a CDS encoding tripartite tricarboxylate transporter permease translates to MELFEHLSLGFGVAFTGQNLIYAFIGCLLGTLIGVLPGIGPLATIAMLLPATYALPPVAALIMLAGIYYGAQYGGSTTAILVNLPGESSSVVTVIDGYQMARNGRAGPALAAAGLGSFFAGCVGTLILAAFAGPLTELAFKFGPAEYFSLMILGLIGAVVLASGSLLKAIAMIVLGLLLGMVGTDVNSGVARFSFDIPELTDGIGFIVIAMGVFGYGEIISNLAKSESEREVFSASVSGLLPTKQDFKDMFPAVLRGTALGSVLGILPGGGAVMAAFAAYTLEKKTKLRPGEVPFGKGNIRGVAAPESANNAGSQTSFIPLLTLGIPPNAVMALMVGAMTIHNIQPGPQVMTSNPELFWGLIASMWIGNLMLVILNLPLIGIWIKLLTVPYRWLFPSIVLFCAIGVYSTNNNTFDIWMVGLFGVIGYLFIKLGTEPAPLLLGFILGPMMEEYLRRALLLSRGDWSVFVTRPLSASLLVAALALLVVVMLPSIKAKREEAFVED, encoded by the coding sequence ATGGAACTCTTTGAACACCTCTCCTTAGGTTTCGGTGTGGCCTTCACCGGCCAGAACCTGATTTATGCCTTCATCGGCTGTCTGCTGGGTACCTTGATCGGCGTTTTGCCCGGCATCGGCCCCTTGGCCACCATTGCCATGCTGCTGCCCGCCACCTATGCCTTGCCTCCTGTGGCGGCATTGATCATGCTGGCCGGTATTTACTACGGCGCCCAGTACGGAGGATCGACTACCGCCATTCTGGTGAACCTGCCCGGCGAGTCTTCGTCGGTGGTGACCGTCATTGACGGTTACCAGATGGCCCGTAATGGACGCGCAGGTCCTGCGCTGGCTGCAGCGGGCTTGGGTTCTTTCTTTGCCGGTTGCGTGGGTACCCTGATCCTGGCGGCCTTTGCAGGCCCCTTGACCGAGCTGGCCTTCAAGTTCGGCCCTGCCGAGTACTTCAGCCTGATGATTCTGGGCTTGATCGGTGCGGTGGTGCTGGCTTCGGGCTCCCTGCTCAAGGCCATTGCCATGATTGTGCTGGGGCTCTTGCTGGGCATGGTGGGCACCGATGTGAACTCCGGTGTGGCCCGTTTCAGCTTTGATATCCCTGAGCTCACCGACGGTATCGGCTTCATCGTGATCGCCATGGGCGTGTTCGGCTACGGCGAGATCATCAGCAACCTGGCCAAGAGCGAGAGTGAACGTGAAGTCTTCTCGGCTTCTGTTTCCGGTCTCTTGCCTACCAAACAGGACTTCAAGGACATGTTCCCCGCTGTGCTGCGGGGTACCGCTTTGGGTTCGGTGCTGGGTATCTTGCCCGGTGGTGGTGCGGTGATGGCGGCCTTTGCGGCCTACACCCTGGAGAAGAAGACCAAGCTGCGTCCCGGTGAAGTGCCTTTCGGCAAGGGCAACATCCGCGGGGTGGCCGCGCCTGAGTCGGCGAACAACGCAGGAAGCCAGACTTCTTTCATTCCTCTGCTGACCCTGGGTATCCCACCGAATGCGGTGATGGCCCTGATGGTGGGTGCGATGACCATCCACAACATCCAGCCCGGACCGCAGGTGATGACAAGTAACCCCGAGCTGTTCTGGGGTCTGATTGCCTCCATGTGGATCGGCAACCTGATGCTGGTGATCCTGAACCTGCCTTTGATCGGGATCTGGATCAAGCTGCTTACTGTGCCTTACCGCTGGTTGTTCCCTTCTATCGTGCTGTTCTGTGCGATCGGGGTGTATTCGACCAACAACAACACCTTCGATATCTGGATGGTGGGTCTGTTCGGGGTGATCGGGTATCTGTTCATCAAGCTGGGCACAGAACCCGCACCGCTCTTGCTGGGCTTTATTCTGGGGCCGATGATGGAGGAGTATCTGCGCCGGGCGCTTCTGCTCTCCCGTGGCGACTGGAGTGTGTTCGTCACACGCCCCCTCTCAGCCAGCCTGTTGGTGGCGGCGCTTGCTCTTCTGGTGGTGGTGATGCTGCCTTCCATCAAGGCCAAGCGGGAAGAGGCGTTTGTGGAGGATTGA
- a CDS encoding tripartite tricarboxylate transporter TctB family protein: MNIKSQKDFFSGLMFMGVGVAFAWGASTYSVGTGARMGPGYFPLVLGVLLAILGIAITFTALVVETEDGDKIGKFAWKPLFFIIAANLVFGASIGGLPVIGLKPLGLIVGIYLLTYIASHAGEEHKFKEVAVLATILALLSYVAFIVLLKLQFPVWPAYFTA; encoded by the coding sequence GTGAATATAAAAAGTCAAAAAGACTTCTTCTCAGGTCTGATGTTCATGGGCGTGGGCGTTGCCTTCGCTTGGGGCGCCAGCACTTACTCAGTAGGCACCGGCGCCCGCATGGGCCCGGGCTACTTCCCCCTGGTACTCGGCGTGTTGCTGGCCATTCTCGGGATTGCCATCACTTTCACTGCACTGGTGGTGGAAACAGAAGACGGCGACAAGATAGGCAAATTCGCCTGGAAACCCCTGTTCTTCATCATCGCTGCCAACCTGGTGTTCGGCGCATCCATCGGCGGACTGCCCGTGATTGGCCTCAAACCCCTGGGCCTGATCGTGGGCATCTATTTGCTCACCTACATCGCCAGCCACGCAGGTGAAGAACACAAGTTCAAGGAAGTCGCCGTGCTGGCCACCATCCTGGCGCTCTTGAGCTATGTGGCCTTCATCGTTCTCCTCAAGCTGCAGTTCCCCGTTTGGCCTGCGTACTTCACTGCCTGA
- a CDS encoding GspE/PulE family protein → MSPHSKKLPSPQTYNGPLDWRLLVEWLKQDKVISEDEAVRTIARCSQAESAQHPLVRLAAVSMRRAADQKPLDIEILTQWLSLRAGLDYLRIDPLKVDVGKVADAMGAAYAERHKILPVVVTPSEITVATAEPFITDWVSEVERQSRRSVKRVVASPQEITRYTAEFYALAKSVRAASKTGANNGASFEQLVELGKSNKQLDANDQGVVQVVDWLWQYAFDQRASDIHLEPRREQGVIRFRIDGVLHPVYQMPMGVLNAMTARIKLLGRMDVIEKRRPQDGRIKTRNPRGDEIEMRISTLPTAFGEKMVMRIFDPDNAVKDLDALGFSSHDATRWEQLVKRPHGIILVTGPTGSGKTTTLYSTLKRVATEEVNVSTVEDPIEMIEPSFNQTQVQPQLDFGFPQGLRALMRQDPDIIMVGEIRDLETAEMAVQAALTGHLVFSTLHTNDAPSAVTRLMELGIPPYLINATLLGVLAQRLVRTLCRQCKVRDENATREALSDMVKPWQINGGYKPYKAVGCVDCRMTGYMGRMGLYELLVVTEGFKSRVSGEPGIDALRRQAVADGMRPLRLAGALRVSEGLTVMEEVMSATPPLTG, encoded by the coding sequence ATGAGCCCCCATTCCAAAAAGCTGCCTAGCCCCCAAACCTACAACGGCCCGCTGGATTGGCGCCTGCTGGTCGAGTGGCTCAAGCAAGACAAAGTCATTTCCGAAGATGAGGCGGTGCGCACGATTGCGCGCTGCTCTCAAGCCGAAAGTGCGCAGCACCCGCTCGTGCGTCTGGCTGCCGTGTCTATGCGGCGCGCAGCGGACCAAAAGCCTTTGGATATCGAGATATTGACCCAATGGCTTTCGTTGCGCGCCGGGTTGGACTATCTGCGAATTGACCCGCTCAAGGTTGATGTTGGCAAGGTGGCCGATGCCATGGGCGCAGCCTACGCAGAGCGGCACAAGATATTGCCGGTGGTGGTCACGCCGAGTGAAATCACGGTGGCCACGGCCGAGCCATTCATTACCGATTGGGTGTCCGAAGTGGAGCGCCAAAGCCGCCGCAGCGTCAAGCGCGTGGTGGCCAGTCCGCAGGAGATTACCCGCTATACCGCAGAGTTTTATGCGCTGGCCAAAAGCGTGCGGGCTGCCAGCAAGACGGGGGCCAACAATGGCGCCAGCTTTGAGCAGCTAGTGGAGCTGGGCAAGAGCAACAAGCAACTCGACGCCAACGACCAAGGTGTGGTGCAGGTGGTGGACTGGCTGTGGCAATACGCCTTCGACCAGCGTGCCAGCGACATCCACCTAGAGCCACGGCGCGAGCAGGGCGTGATCCGCTTCCGTATCGATGGTGTGCTGCACCCGGTGTACCAAATGCCCATGGGCGTGCTCAATGCCATGACCGCCCGCATCAAGCTGCTGGGCCGCATGGACGTGATCGAAAAGCGCCGCCCGCAGGACGGCCGCATCAAGACGCGCAACCCGCGTGGCGATGAAATTGAAATGCGTATCTCCACCTTGCCCACGGCCTTTGGCGAGAAAATGGTGATGCGCATTTTTGACCCCGACAACGCGGTCAAAGACCTGGACGCACTGGGCTTCAGCAGCCACGACGCCACGCGATGGGAACAGCTGGTCAAGCGCCCGCACGGCATCATTTTGGTGACCGGCCCTACGGGCTCCGGCAAGACCACCACGCTGTACTCCACCCTCAAGCGTGTGGCTACCGAAGAGGTGAACGTGAGCACGGTCGAAGACCCTATCGAAATGATCGAACCGTCGTTTAACCAGACACAGGTGCAGCCGCAGCTGGACTTCGGTTTTCCGCAGGGTCTGCGTGCCCTCATGCGACAGGACCCCGACATCATCATGGTCGGCGAAATCCGTGACCTGGAGACGGCTGAAATGGCGGTGCAGGCCGCACTGACCGGCCACTTGGTGTTTTCCACGCTTCACACGAACGACGCGCCTTCTGCCGTAACGCGCTTGATGGAGCTGGGCATTCCCCCGTATCTCATCAACGCCACCCTCCTGGGGGTGTTGGCGCAACGCTTGGTGCGCACGCTGTGCAGGCAATGCAAGGTGCGTGACGAAAACGCCACACGAGAGGCCCTGAGTGACATGGTCAAGCCGTGGCAGATCAACGGTGGCTACAAGCCGTACAAGGCGGTGGGCTGCGTGGATTGCCGCATGACCGGCTACATGGGGCGCATGGGTTTGTACGAATTGCTTGTGGTCACAGAAGGGTTCAAATCGCGGGTCAGTGGCGAACCGGGCATTGACGCCCTGCGCCGTCAGGCGGTGGCAGATGGAATGCGTCCGCTGCGTCTTGCCGGTGCCCTACGTGTGTCCGAAGGGCTCACGGTGATGGAGGAAGTCATGTCCGCTACGCCACCACTCACCGGCTAA
- a CDS encoding spermidine synthase produces the protein MARKAPITLPEVNFSEEGPIRHLHLGSEWIQGSMLVDAPTVLVHEYIQRMMAWMLFMDPHTLNKRQALQLGLGAGSLTKFCHKELKMKTTAIELNPQVLHACRGWFKLPADNSRMQVVLADASEEIQQDKWLGAVDALQVDLYDEEAAAPVLDSAEFYANCRATLTEEGCMTVNLFGRSSSFDNSVDKIAEAFGEDAIWAFKATREGNTVVMAQRTPSRPKRALMLERAEFIQSEWGLPADKWVRVFKPVKS, from the coding sequence ATGGCAAGAAAAGCACCGATTACCCTCCCCGAAGTCAATTTCTCTGAAGAAGGCCCCATCCGTCACCTGCACCTGGGCAGTGAATGGATACAAGGCTCCATGCTGGTCGATGCACCCACGGTGCTGGTGCACGAATACATCCAGCGCATGATGGCCTGGATGCTGTTCATGGACCCCCACACCTTGAACAAGCGTCAAGCATTGCAATTGGGCCTGGGCGCAGGTTCGCTCACCAAGTTCTGTCACAAAGAACTCAAGATGAAAACCACCGCCATTGAGCTGAACCCCCAGGTGCTGCATGCCTGCCGCGGCTGGTTCAAGCTGCCGGCCGACAACAGCCGCATGCAGGTGGTTCTGGCCGATGCGTCCGAAGAAATCCAGCAGGACAAATGGCTAGGCGCTGTAGACGCCTTGCAGGTCGATCTGTATGACGAAGAGGCCGCTGCCCCCGTGCTCGACAGCGCCGAGTTTTACGCCAACTGCCGCGCCACTCTGACCGAAGAAGGCTGTATGACCGTCAACCTGTTTGGTCGCTCGTCCAGCTTTGACAACAGTGTCGACAAAATTGCCGAGGCCTTTGGTGAAGACGCCATCTGGGCCTTCAAGGCCACCCGCGAAGGCAACACGGTGGTCATGGCCCAGCGCACGCCCAGCCGCCCCAAACGTGCCTTGATGCTGGAGCGCGCAGAGTTCATTCAAAGTGAGTGGGGCCTTCCTGCCGACAAGTGGGTCCGCGTTTTCAAACCGGTGAAGTCATGA